The proteins below come from a single Pleuronectes platessa chromosome 1, fPlePla1.1, whole genome shotgun sequence genomic window:
- the LOC128438739 gene encoding protein C19orf12 homolog: protein MPPHMNDIMRLCCEISAHDQIKVAVKNSTKGAMVAGGTAFLGGMLCGPPGIAVGGAVGGLLGSWLTSGQFRPLPEILMELPQNQQQKLYTDIVAVLGSLDWTDVAQLLALVMGNATLQQQVTAALLNYVTKELRADVRYQD, encoded by the exons ATGCCTCCCCACATGAATGACATCATGCGTCTGTGCTGTGAGATATCAGCACACGATCAGATCAAGGTCGCGGTGAAAAACTCCACCAAAGGAGCGATGGTGGCAGGAGGGACTGCCTTCCTAGGTGGGATGCTCTGTGGACCTCCTGGGATCGCTGTGG gCGGAGCAGTTGGTGGTCTCTTGGGCAGCTGGCTGACCAGCGGCCAGTTCAGGCCTCTACCTGAGATCCTGATGGAGCTGCCACAAAACCAGCAACAGAAGCTCTATACTGACATTGTGGCCGTCCTGGGCAGCCTGGACTGGACAGACGTAGCCCAGCTCCTCGCTCTTGTGATGGGCAACGCCactctccagcagcaggtcacCGCTGCGCTGCTCAACTATGTTACAAAGGAACTCAGAGCAGATGTGCGTTATCAGGACTGA